A window of Campylobacter lari subsp. lari contains these coding sequences:
- a CDS encoding DASS family sodium-coupled anion symporter — protein MSSNTKTLIVIADLVLFIALLYFSPFGETKVNQGLSLLIFVAILWLSEALHVTITAILVPVLAAILGLLPTSKALSSFADSNIFLFFGGFALAAAMHHQKLDKMIAYKILSLAKGHLGLSSLYIFITTAFLSMWMSNTATAAMMLPLAIGMLASLDEKNDRNTFVFVLLGIAFSASIGGIGTIVGTPPNAIVATQLNISFAQWLQYGIPIMLVFLPAMILILFFVFRPKFNMRIDFQTDHIEFTRARIITLIIFLIVALAWIFSGKLGPIITGIFGHKIANLDAIIALLAAILVCAFKVIDWKSIQKNTDWGVLMLFGGGITLSVVLKDSGASKVMADTIISFIENGHLFVIGLIVAFFIVFLTEFTSNTASAALLVPLFISIAETLGVPALGLALIIAIGASCAFMLPVATPPNAIVFGTGHIKQQEMVKVGIILNIFCSVSIAIIAYLFWL, from the coding sequence ATGAGTTCGAACACAAAAACACTCATAGTCATTGCTGATTTAGTGTTATTTATCGCTTTGCTTTATTTCTCACCCTTTGGTGAAACAAAAGTAAATCAAGGCTTATCTTTACTTATTTTCGTTGCCATACTTTGGCTTAGTGAAGCACTACATGTTACCATTACCGCTATTTTGGTTCCAGTGTTAGCTGCGATCTTAGGTTTACTACCCACATCAAAGGCATTAAGCAGTTTTGCTGATTCAAATATCTTTTTATTCTTTGGAGGATTTGCGCTAGCTGCTGCGATGCATCATCAAAAACTTGACAAAATGATAGCTTATAAAATTCTTTCTTTAGCTAAGGGGCATTTAGGGTTGTCAAGTTTATATATTTTTATCACTACTGCTTTTTTATCCATGTGGATGAGTAATACCGCAACAGCAGCCATGATGCTTCCGCTTGCCATTGGTATGCTAGCTTCATTAGATGAAAAAAACGACAGAAATACCTTTGTTTTTGTACTTTTAGGTATAGCTTTTAGTGCAAGTATAGGTGGTATAGGAACCATAGTTGGAACCCCGCCAAATGCTATAGTAGCAACCCAATTAAACATAAGTTTTGCTCAATGGCTACAATATGGAATTCCAATTATGTTAGTATTTTTGCCAGCTATGATTTTAATTTTATTTTTTGTTTTTAGGCCTAAATTTAACATGAGAATTGATTTTCAAACAGATCATATAGAATTTACAAGAGCTAGAATCATCACTTTAATTATATTTTTAATAGTTGCTTTAGCTTGGATTTTTAGTGGTAAACTAGGGCCTATTATTACAGGAATTTTTGGACATAAAATAGCAAATCTTGATGCAATCATTGCTTTACTTGCAGCAATTTTAGTATGTGCTTTTAAAGTGATTGATTGGAAGAGTATACAAAAAAATACTGATTGGGGTGTTTTGATGCTCTTTGGTGGAGGTATTACTCTAAGTGTTGTATTAAAAGATTCTGGCGCCAGTAAAGTAATGGCTGACACAATCATTTCATTTATAGAAAATGGACATTTATTTGTCATAGGATTGATTGTAGCATTCTTCATAGTATTTTTAACAGAATTTACCTCTAACACAGCTTCGGCTGCTCTTTTAGTGCCTTTGTTTATTTCTATCGCAGAAACTTTGGGAGTTCCCGCTTTAGGGCTTGCTTTAATTATTGCTATAGGTGCTTCTTGTGCTTTCATGCTACCAGTTGCTACACCGCCAAATGCTATAGTTTTTGGCACAGGCCATATAAAACAACAAGAAATGGTTAAAGTTGGAATTATACTAAATATTTTCTGCTCTGTAAGTATTGCTATCATAGCTTATTTGTTTTGGCTTTAA
- a CDS encoding thiamine phosphate synthase, producing the protein MWDKKIIAISDSQNTQGDFLNFIEKLSQSSIDALVLREKHLDELEYAKLAKEVLKIFNKTQKICFLHYHYEVCLKLNHHFFHAPLFILQNYPQSYKKFELLGTSIHSKEELDLAYELKVNHAFFGHVFESSCKANLTPKGIKNLKDLLKVSKIPIYAIGGINIQTINHLKKLNLAGVCIREALYKNNDLNEYILSCKMYL; encoded by the coding sequence ATGTGGGATAAAAAAATCATTGCTATTAGTGATAGTCAAAATACTCAAGGAGATTTTTTAAATTTTATTGAAAAACTAAGCCAAAGTAGTATTGATGCTTTGGTGCTTAGAGAAAAACATTTAGATGAATTAGAATATGCTAAATTAGCCAAAGAAGTATTAAAAATTTTCAATAAAACTCAAAAAATTTGCTTTTTACATTATCATTATGAAGTTTGTTTAAAATTAAATCATCATTTTTTTCATGCTCCTTTATTTATTTTACAAAATTACCCACAAAGCTATAAAAAATTTGAGCTTTTAGGCACTTCCATTCATTCTAAAGAAGAATTAGATTTAGCTTATGAGCTTAAAGTAAATCATGCTTTTTTTGGGCATGTATTTGAAAGCTCTTGTAAGGCTAATTTAACTCCAAAAGGCATCAAGAATTTAAAAGATTTGTTAAAAGTTTCAAAAATACCCATTTATGCCATAGGTGGGATAAATATCCAAACTATAAATCACTTAAAAAAATTAAATTTAGCAGGCGTATGTATAAGAGAAGCTTTGTATAAAAATAACGATTTAAATGAATATATTTTAAGTTGCAAGATGTATTTGTAA
- the thiH gene encoding 2-iminoacetate synthase ThiH has protein sequence MQKYPHMQSIESEILTKALKEVEEFDESKFSAFDVKQALVKDYLNLDDLKALLSSAAEDFIEDLAQKSSYVTRRHFGNSISLFTPLYLSNFCNSKCTYCGFQKGNNIKRAKLNEAEIHKEMQEIKKSGLEEILLLTGEGREYASVEYLAKACEIAKEYFKVVGIEVYPMNIDEYALLHEKGCEYVSVYQETYNQKTYSKIHIEGEKSVFEYRFYAQERALKAGMRGVAFGALLGVDDFRKDAFATALHAYFLQQKYPHAEIALSIPRLRPIINNKKIHPKDVSETRLLQVLCAYRLFLPFASITISTRERAGFRDGVIKLGATKMSAGVSVGVGEHQGDKKGDDQFQISDMRSVDEVLTMLKNANLQAVMSDSIYVG, from the coding sequence ATGCAAAAATATCCTCATATGCAAAGCATTGAAAGTGAAATTTTAACTAAGGCTTTAAAAGAAGTTGAAGAATTTGATGAAAGTAAATTTAGCGCTTTTGATGTAAAGCAAGCTTTAGTTAAAGATTATCTTAACTTAGATGATTTAAAAGCCTTGCTTTCAAGTGCAGCAGAAGATTTCATAGAAGATTTGGCACAAAAATCAAGCTATGTTACTCGAAGACACTTTGGAAATTCCATCTCTCTTTTTACGCCTTTATATCTTTCTAATTTTTGCAATAGTAAATGTACTTATTGTGGATTTCAAAAAGGAAATAATATTAAAAGAGCTAAGCTAAATGAGGCCGAAATTCACAAAGAAATGCAAGAGATTAAAAAAAGTGGTTTAGAAGAAATTTTGCTTCTAACAGGCGAAGGTAGGGAGTATGCTAGCGTAGAATACCTTGCTAAAGCTTGTGAGATAGCAAAAGAGTATTTTAAAGTTGTGGGGATTGAAGTTTATCCTATGAATATAGATGAGTATGCATTGCTTCATGAAAAGGGTTGTGAGTATGTAAGTGTTTATCAAGAAACTTATAATCAAAAAACTTATTCTAAAATTCATATCGAAGGTGAAAAAAGTGTATTTGAGTATCGCTTTTATGCACAAGAAAGGGCTTTGAAAGCAGGTATGAGAGGAGTGGCTTTTGGAGCTTTACTTGGCGTGGATGATTTTAGAAAAGATGCTTTTGCTACGGCTTTACACGCGTATTTTTTACAGCAAAAATACCCTCATGCTGAAATAGCTTTATCTATCCCTAGACTAAGACCTATTATCAATAATAAAAAAATTCATCCAAAAGATGTAAGTGAAACAAGACTTTTGCAAGTTTTGTGTGCTTATAGATTGTTTTTACCTTTTGCAAGTATTACGATTTCTACGCGTGAAAGAGCAGGATTTAGAGACGGAGTTATTAAACTAGGAGCTACTAAAATGAGTGCTGGAGTGAGTGTGGGGGTGGGTGAGCATCAAGGTGATAAAAAAGGTGATGATCAGTTTCAAATTAGTGATATGCGTAGTGTTGATGAGGTTTTGACTATGCTGAAAAATGCAAATTTACAAGCTGTAATGAGCGATAGTATTTATGTGGGATAA
- a CDS encoding thiazole synthase produces MEKLKIGKYEFNSRFILGSGKFSFELIKSAIEEAKVEIITLALRRVNDKGIENILDFIPKHIKLLPNTSGARNANEALRIARLARELGCGDMIKVEVISDSKYLLPDNYESIKAVELLANEGFTPLVYMYPDLYAARAMASAGAGAIMPLGAPIGSNKGLKTKEFIQILLNEISLPIIVDAGIGNPAQACEAMQMGVSAVMANTAIAQAKDVAKMAKAFALAVDAGHNAYLAGIANESMPSASSPLSGFLRD; encoded by the coding sequence ATGGAAAAATTAAAAATAGGAAAATATGAGTTTAATTCTAGGTTTATTTTAGGTTCTGGGAAATTTTCTTTTGAGCTTATAAAATCAGCCATTGAAGAAGCAAAAGTTGAGATTATCACCTTAGCTTTGCGCAGGGTCAATGATAAAGGCATAGAAAATATACTTGATTTTATCCCAAAGCATATCAAGCTTTTGCCAAATACTTCAGGCGCAAGAAATGCTAATGAGGCATTGCGTATAGCAAGACTTGCAAGAGAGCTTGGTTGTGGAGATATGATTAAGGTTGAAGTAATTAGCGATAGTAAATATTTATTACCCGATAATTATGAAAGTATAAAAGCAGTAGAGCTTTTAGCAAATGAGGGTTTTACACCTTTGGTTTATATGTATCCTGATTTATATGCAGCGCGTGCTATGGCAAGTGCGGGAGCTGGGGCTATAATGCCTCTTGGGGCGCCTATAGGAAGCAATAAAGGCTTAAAAACTAAAGAATTTATACAAATTTTACTTAATGAAATTAGTTTACCTATTATAGTAGATGCAGGTATAGGAAATCCAGCACAAGCTTGTGAAGCCATGCAAATGGGAGTAAGCGCAGTGATGGCAAATACTGCTATAGCTCAAGCTAAAGATGTAGCAAAAATGGCAAAGGCTTTTGCTTTGGCTGTAGATGCAGGACATAATGCGTATTTAGCAGGCATAGCAAATGAAAGCATGCCAAGTGCAAGCTCGCCTTTGAGTGGTTTTTTAAGAGATTAA
- the thiF gene encoding thiamine biosynthesis protein ThiF — MMKIKFNGSVIDTHFKNTLDFFQSVSKNENDVWIVNGFATKDNLELKENDELFCIEKNTLPPYEALDAMMRARHTPKLHDKLKKASVAVCGLGGLGSHIAINLARSGVGRLHLIDFDVVEPSNLNRQAYMVEDLGKFKAEALKDQIAKINPFIEVFAQVLKIEKENITNLFTNDDIVCEAFDNAKYKALLAQNFHQHYPQKTLICASGLAGYGDSNSIQTKKIAKNFYVCGDLKNEAKVGNGLMAPRVNICAGHQANLVLELLASE, encoded by the coding sequence TTGATGAAAATTAAATTTAATGGAAGTGTGATAGATACGCATTTTAAAAATACTTTGGATTTTTTTCAAAGTGTGAGTAAAAATGAAAATGATGTATGGATAGTCAATGGTTTTGCAACAAAAGATAATTTGGAACTAAAAGAAAATGATGAGCTTTTTTGTATAGAAAAAAATACTTTACCACCATATGAAGCTCTTGATGCGATGATGAGGGCAAGACATACTCCAAAGCTTCATGATAAACTTAAAAAGGCAAGTGTGGCAGTGTGTGGGCTTGGTGGGCTTGGCTCGCATATAGCTATAAATTTAGCAAGAAGTGGAGTTGGTAGGCTTCATTTGATTGATTTTGATGTGGTGGAGCCAAGCAATCTTAACCGCCAAGCTTATATGGTGGAAGATTTGGGTAAATTTAAGGCTGAAGCTTTAAAAGATCAAATTGCTAAAATTAATCCTTTTATAGAGGTATTTGCGCAAGTTTTAAAAATAGAAAAAGAAAATATAACTAATCTTTTTACTAATGATGATATAGTTTGCGAAGCTTTTGATAATGCAAAATATAAAGCTCTTTTAGCGCAAAATTTTCACCAACACTATCCTCAAAAAACATTAATTTGCGCTTCTGGTTTAGCAGGATATGGCGATAGCAACAGCATACAAACAAAAAAAATTGCAAAAAACTTTTATGTTTGTGGTGATTTAAAAAACGAGGCAAAAGTAGGTAATGGACTTATGGCTCCGCGTGTAAATATTTGCGCAGGACATCAAGCAAATTTAGTTTTAGAACTTTTAGCGAGTGAGTAA
- the thiS gene encoding sulfur carrier protein ThiS, with product MIINGQKLELKELKFMDYVREKQLKIKFIALELNGEIIPRDQFEDLILKENDKVEIVTFVGGG from the coding sequence ATGATTATCAATGGACAAAAGCTTGAGTTAAAAGAGCTTAAATTCATGGACTATGTTCGAGAAAAACAATTAAAAATAAAATTTATTGCCCTAGAATTAAACGGAGAAATTATCCCAAGGGATCAATTTGAAGATTTAATCTTAAAAGAAAATGATAAAGTAGAGATTGTTACTTTTGTAGGTGGTGGTTGA
- the dapE gene encoding succinyl-diaminopimelate desuccinylase — protein MQVVEIFKELCKFKSITPDDDGALNYIAVELSEFEAFFIEKEGVKNLLLTKKFSDDGEHLAFGGHVDVVPAGEGWSNDPFEPLDKDGFIYARGAQDMKSGVAAFMCAVKEVENFKGRISLILTSDEEGEAKFGTLEVLKFMKEKDILPDFAVVAEPTCDKKFGDSIKVGRRGSINAKLLIKGKQGHVAYPQKCINPVHNFASALKFLAGFDLDPGDEAFAPSKIVITDIRGGMEVCNVTPNDLKLMFNVRNSPQTSLEDVKAYVEKTCEGLDYELSINQSSKPFLTQSDSKIVQKLNESVQKITQVVPELNTKGGTSDARYFAEFGVKVVEFGVCNDRIHAIDERVSIEELEKLYLVFKDLLENFN, from the coding sequence ATGCAAGTAGTTGAAATTTTTAAAGAATTATGTAAGTTTAAATCAATAACACCAGATGATGATGGGGCATTAAATTATATCGCAGTGGAACTTAGCGAGTTTGAGGCGTTTTTTATAGAAAAAGAAGGTGTGAAAAATCTTTTGCTTACTAAAAAATTTAGTGATGATGGGGAACATTTGGCTTTTGGTGGGCATGTGGATGTGGTGCCTGCGGGAGAGGGTTGGAGCAATGATCCTTTTGAGCCTTTAGATAAAGATGGGTTTATCTACGCAAGAGGCGCACAAGATATGAAAAGTGGTGTGGCTGCTTTTATGTGTGCGGTTAAAGAAGTAGAAAATTTTAAAGGAAGAATTTCACTGATTTTAACAAGTGATGAAGAAGGTGAGGCTAAATTTGGCACATTAGAAGTGCTTAAATTTATGAAAGAAAAAGATATATTGCCTGATTTTGCTGTGGTTGCTGAGCCAACTTGTGATAAAAAATTTGGAGATAGCATTAAAGTAGGGCGTCGTGGCTCTATCAATGCAAAATTACTTATAAAAGGTAAGCAAGGTCATGTGGCATACCCGCAAAAATGCATTAATCCTGTGCATAATTTTGCTTCGGCTTTGAAATTTTTAGCAGGATTTGATCTTGATCCAGGTGATGAGGCTTTTGCACCATCTAAAATTGTTATTACTGATATACGCGGTGGTATGGAAGTGTGCAATGTAACCCCAAATGATTTAAAATTGATGTTTAATGTGAGAAATTCTCCACAAACTAGTTTAGAAGATGTAAAAGCTTATGTAGAAAAGACTTGTGAAGGGCTTGATTATGAATTAAGCATAAATCAAAGCTCAAAGCCTTTTTTAACACAAAGTGATTCTAAAATCGTACAAAAGTTAAACGAGAGCGTACAAAAAATCACCCAAGTAGTGCCAGAGCTTAATACCAAAGGTGGCACTAGCGATGCGAGATATTTTGCTGAGTTTGGTGTGAAGGTAGTAGAATTTGGCGTGTGTAATGATAGAATTCATGCCATTGATGAAAGAGTGAGTATAGAAGAGCTTGAAAAATTGTATTTAGTTTTTAAAGATTTATTAGAGAATTTTAACTAG
- a CDS encoding LysE family transporter yields MLEVILQGIILGMGVAVPFGPVNILILNTALSSFKNAFFIGLGALSADILFLILINLGLLSFANNEFFYKILAVFGFFFLSFMVFLMLRKTRKVDLNKVNKTHPLKGFSKGFFLNVTNPYVIGFWVSVAGLSMQSKNSFALLFGLVGFIVFWIFTLSFFVSKFKALVKDKHIFYINLFSAFILEYFALSMLYKAFIG; encoded by the coding sequence ATGTTAGAAGTAATTTTACAAGGTATTATTTTAGGTATGGGGGTTGCTGTACCTTTTGGTCCTGTGAATATTTTGATCTTAAACACTGCTTTATCTTCTTTTAAAAATGCTTTTTTTATAGGACTTGGGGCATTAAGCGCTGATATACTTTTTTTGATTTTGATTAATCTTGGGCTTTTAAGTTTTGCAAATAATGAATTTTTTTATAAAATACTAGCAGTTTTTGGCTTTTTCTTTTTGAGTTTTATGGTGTTTTTAATGCTAAGAAAAACAAGAAAAGTCGATCTTAACAAGGTAAATAAAACTCATCCTTTAAAAGGTTTTAGTAAAGGATTTTTCTTAAATGTTACAAATCCTTATGTTATAGGATTTTGGGTGAGTGTAGCAGGGCTTAGCATGCAGAGTAAAAACTCTTTTGCTTTACTTTTTGGTTTGGTGGGTTTTATTGTGTTTTGGATTTTTACTTTATCGTTTTTTGTGTCTAAATTTAAAGCCCTTGTGAAAGATAAACATATATTTTACATCAACCTTTTTTCAGCATTTATTTTAGAGTATTTTGCTCTTTCTATGCTGTATAAAGCTTTTATAGGATAA
- a CDS encoding SIR2 family NAD-dependent protein deacylase, whose translation MKQVMILSGAGLSAPSGIKTFRASGGLWEEHDVMEVCSATGFRKNPKKVLEFYNKRRKELASVKPNHAHKIIALLKQKFPKQISILTQNVDDLLERAGCEDVVHLHGFLPELRCLECENIFNIAYDSSDDKICPKCQSKNVRHNIVMFEEMAPNYKILYEKLQNCDLFVCIGTSGQVLPVGEYARVCKESILNNFDEDKYLESNFTKVYIEDVISAIDKIKIDIEKFLEEKC comes from the coding sequence ATGAAGCAAGTGATGATTTTAAGTGGAGCAGGGCTTAGTGCGCCAAGTGGTATAAAAACTTTTAGAGCTAGTGGTGGGCTTTGGGAAGAACATGATGTGATGGAAGTTTGCTCTGCAACTGGTTTTAGAAAAAATCCTAAAAAAGTTTTAGAATTTTATAATAAAAGAAGAAAAGAATTAGCTAGTGTTAAACCAAATCACGCACATAAAATCATCGCTTTATTAAAACAAAAATTTCCAAAACAAATTAGCATTTTAACTCAAAATGTAGATGATTTATTAGAGCGCGCAGGATGTGAAGATGTGGTGCATTTGCATGGCTTTTTACCTGAACTTAGATGTTTAGAGTGTGAAAATATTTTTAATATAGCTTATGATAGTAGTGATGATAAAATTTGTCCAAAATGTCAAAGTAAAAATGTAAGACATAATATCGTTATGTTTGAAGAAATGGCGCCAAATTATAAAATTTTATATGAGAAATTACAAAATTGTGATTTGTTTGTATGCATAGGAACAAGCGGGCAGGTTTTGCCTGTGGGAGAATATGCAAGAGTATGTAAAGAAAGTATATTAAACAATTTTGATGAGGATAAATATTTAGAAAGTAATTTTACTAAAGTTTATATAGAAGATGTAATAAGTGCTATTGATAAAATAAAAATTGATATAGAAAAATTTTTGGAAGAAAAATGTTAG
- a CDS encoding endonuclease MutS2: MQNFLKKLDLDVYVTEFKELFARDKEIFLQGDSKLHFKRLNELSLIEFNPPPVIKDLNSSLMHLNKQGILHLEQSFEFIKICMYFKYLKSLKFEESLKEWLLKIEIPQAILELFEYFDEKGEIKESIDERLVNLNLALKMKKESLIAEFKKLTYTKNLSPYLIDTQIHLINGMEALLLRGGFNHALKAKIIGRSSGGGFYVVPLSVEKIQSQIDEIKDAKEEIFYEYAKKISLIFSKNLMFLKFINNAFDLFDHYSTRVLMAKKHDYEFILTDNSNNLNLYDFAHPALKNAKSVNIEFNKKVLIITGVNAGGKSMLLKGILSAALLAKYLLPMKINAQKSQIGHFKEFDVILEDPQNVKNDISTFAGRMLHFSKLLGKKHLLLGIDEIELGTDFEEAACLYNELIIKLLEQDNKIIITTHHKRLAMLLAKNSQVELIAALYDEELSCPKYEFLKGTIGKSYAFETALRYGISANLVQNAKKIYGEDKENLEEMVSKNINLELSLRKKNEELEKKEAKVDEILLSLKDQKEKNEQEFKTIISNLEFKYHKAIEEAKKTINLKDIKEKQRSLNKANELKKSIVLPSMKQNDELRVGDFVKYEKIKGKITAISKNDAMIQSDGLSLRVPLKLLKKTNHTHTQKTKSSISITRPNTLSMTLDLHGLRSDEALDRLDKFISDALIAGFDEVKVYHGIGTGKLAFAVKEFLKAHKSVKSFNDAPYNQGGFGAKIVKL, translated from the coding sequence ATGCAAAATTTTTTAAAAAAATTAGATCTTGATGTTTATGTGACAGAATTTAAAGAATTGTTTGCTAGAGATAAAGAGATATTTTTACAAGGTGATAGCAAACTTCATTTTAAAAGACTTAATGAACTTTCTTTGATAGAATTTAACCCACCTCCTGTGATAAAAGATTTAAACTCTAGCTTAATGCACCTTAACAAACAAGGGATTTTACACTTAGAGCAAAGTTTTGAATTTATTAAAATTTGTATGTATTTTAAGTATTTAAAGAGCTTAAAATTTGAAGAAAGCTTAAAAGAATGGCTTTTGAAAATAGAAATTCCACAAGCTATTTTAGAACTTTTTGAATATTTTGATGAAAAGGGCGAGATAAAAGAAAGCATAGATGAAAGACTTGTGAATTTAAACTTAGCATTAAAAATGAAAAAAGAAAGTTTAATAGCTGAGTTTAAAAAACTAACTTATACAAAAAATCTTAGTCCATATTTAATAGATACGCAAATTCATCTTATAAATGGCATGGAAGCTTTGCTTTTAAGAGGTGGTTTTAACCATGCTTTAAAAGCAAAAATCATAGGTAGAAGCAGTGGCGGTGGATTTTATGTGGTGCCTTTGAGTGTGGAAAAAATTCAAAGTCAAATTGATGAGATTAAAGATGCCAAAGAAGAAATTTTTTATGAATATGCTAAAAAAATTAGTTTGATTTTTAGTAAAAATTTGATGTTTTTAAAATTTATAAACAATGCTTTTGATTTGTTTGATCATTATAGTACTAGGGTTTTGATGGCTAAAAAGCATGATTATGAGTTTATTTTAACAGATAATTCTAATAATTTAAATTTATATGATTTTGCTCATCCTGCATTAAAAAATGCAAAAAGTGTAAATATAGAATTTAACAAAAAAGTTTTGATCATCACAGGGGTTAATGCAGGTGGAAAATCTATGCTTTTAAAAGGAATTTTAAGCGCTGCTTTACTTGCCAAATACTTACTTCCTATGAAAATTAACGCACAAAAAAGTCAAATCGGGCATTTTAAAGAATTTGATGTGATTTTAGAAGATCCGCAAAATGTAAAAAATGATATTTCTACTTTTGCAGGAAGAATGTTGCATTTTTCTAAACTTTTAGGTAAAAAACATTTATTGTTGGGTATAGATGAGATAGAGCTTGGGACAGATTTTGAAGAAGCTGCGTGTTTATATAATGAATTAATCATAAAACTTTTAGAACAAGATAATAAAATCATCATCACAACTCACCACAAACGACTTGCTATGCTTTTGGCTAAAAATTCACAAGTAGAACTCATCGCTGCTTTGTATGATGAAGAATTATCTTGTCCAAAATATGAATTTTTAAAAGGAACCATAGGTAAATCTTATGCTTTTGAAACGGCTTTAAGATATGGCATAAGTGCAAATTTAGTGCAAAATGCCAAAAAAATTTATGGAGAAGATAAAGAAAATTTAGAAGAAATGGTAAGTAAAAATATCAATCTTGAGCTTTCTTTACGCAAAAAAAATGAAGAGCTTGAAAAAAAAGAAGCAAAGGTAGATGAAATTTTACTTTCACTTAAAGATCAAAAAGAAAAAAATGAACAAGAATTTAAAACAATCATTTCTAATTTGGAATTTAAATATCACAAAGCCATAGAAGAGGCTAAAAAAACTATAAATTTAAAAGATATTAAAGAAAAACAAAGAAGTTTAAATAAAGCCAATGAGCTTAAAAAAAGCATTGTTTTACCAAGTATGAAGCAAAATGATGAGCTTAGAGTGGGGGATTTTGTAAAATATGAAAAAATCAAAGGCAAAATCACTGCTATTTCAAAAAATGATGCGATGATTCAAAGCGATGGACTTAGCTTGCGTGTGCCATTAAAATTGCTTAAAAAAACCAATCACACACATACCCAAAAAACAAAATCAAGCATAAGCATTACAAGGCCAAATACTTTAAGTATGACTTTGGATTTGCATGGTTTAAGAAGTGATGAAGCACTTGATAGACTTGATAAATTTATATCAGATGCTCTAATAGCTGGTTTTGATGAGGTTAAAGTTTATCATGGTATAGGCACAGGAAAGCTTGCTTTTGCGGTGAAAGAATTTTTAAAAGCTCACAAAAGTGTAAAAAGCTTTAATGATGCTCCTTATAATCAAGGTGGATTTGGAGCTAAGATTGTAAAACTTTAA